One Phaseolus vulgaris cultivar G19833 chromosome 11, P. vulgaris v2.0, whole genome shotgun sequence genomic window carries:
- the LOC137808766 gene encoding ankyrin repeat-containing protein BDA1-like — protein MDKELVRAKMRGGLTLLHLASQSGDINLLSMFLKACPDSVKDLTARNETALHLYERFEVLEFLLRWLKTNIVELQTVLKQEDVEDNTILHIAATKNDTKAMKLLIREMMTNLDAANLLGQRAFDIIENQEIKKYLAEAEVRVRRGRKVSSLIRSIHEWIIQWIIRYTGMKEKMSNETRNAYMIAATLVATATYQTILSPPGGLHQIDAANTNNTIIPDSQVSIVYEGTSVLSPSDFMFFSTVNTCAFLTSTIAITYMMPKHVGGFLLYGSIHLLTMSYFLSLMIISPKPGNFSNLVFLVFIPIQTLASILF, from the exons atggaCAAAGAACTTGTTCGAGCCAAAATGAGAGGAGGTCTCACACTCCTACATTTGGCAAGTCAATCTGGAGATATAAACCTTTTAAGTATGTTTCTCAAAGCTTGCCCAGATTCGGTAAAAGATTTGACTGCTAGAAATGAGACTGCACTGCATTTATACGAGAGATTTGAGGTTTTGGAGTTCTTACTTAGATGGCTCAAGACAaatattgttgagttacaaaCCGTTTTGAAGCAGGAAGACGTGGAGGACAACACCATTCTACACATTGCAGCAACAAAAAATGACACGAAG GCAATGAAATTGTTGATAAGGGAGATGATGACAAATTTAGATGCTGCAAATTTGCTGGGCCAAAGGGCATTTGATATAATAGAAAaccaagaaattaaaaaatatttagcgGAAGCTGAAGTAAGAGTTAGGAGAGGTAGGAAAGTCTCCTCATTAATTAGATCTATCCACGAGTGGATAATTCAGTGGATAATTCGATACACTGGAATGAAAGAGAAAATGTCGAATGAGACACGAAACGCTTACATGATAGCGGCTACTCTTGTTGCAACAGCAACCTATCAAACAATACTGAGTCCACCTGGTGGACTTCATCAGATTGATGCAGCTAACACTAATAACACGATCATTCCAGATTCTCAAGTATCCATTGTCTATGAAGGGACATCAGTACTGTCACCCTCAGATTTTATGTTCTTTTCTACGGTAAATACGTGTGCCTTTCTCACATCCACTATCGCAATTACTTATATGATGCCTAAGCATGTTGGAGGCTTTCTACTGTATGGGTCAATACATCTCCTAACAATGAGCTACTTCTTATCTCTGATGATCATATCTCCCAAACCCGGAAACTTTTCGAATCTCGTTTTCTTAGTATTTATTCCAATACAGACGCTGGCTTCCATTTTGTTTTAG
- the LOC137808776 gene encoding uncharacterized protein, whose translation MAKDFPSIISKAVESSTKKLQDDLFALRTENNTIRIEAERLSCNLTLAEIEHSRVEDAMSTELRVARKEAIDLRHKVQLLAQEKIELESKPVPYRVKVADLEALIKADAAKVKNLEKRSADREVFLGKVEKERDDIVAKLAEANEENGKIAAELAQVQAESKKVAEDLLQAQETIEELKKQVEELKQQNEGLKKQIEELELSSAQILAVGFEAAQEQFACLYPDLDLTIVSLNNEVVDGKVVPSED comes from the coding sequence atggcgaaggatttcccctccatcatatctaaagctgtggagagttccaccaagaagctccaggatgacctcttcgcaCTCCGAACTGAGAACAAcaccataaggattgaggcggagaggttatcctgcaatctaacactcgccgagatcgaacactcccgagttgaagatgctatgagcaccgagctccgggtggcacgTAAGGAGGCCatcgatctacgccataaggtgcagctcttggctcaagagaagattgagctggagagcaagccgGTACCTTaccgcgtcaaagtggctgacctggaggcgttgatcaaagctgacgccgccaaggtaaagaacctcgagaaaaggtcagccgatcgggaggtcttcttggggaaggtggagaaagaaagagatgaCATCGTGGCCAAGCTCGCTGAAGCCAACGAAGAAAACGGGAAGATCGCCGCAGAACTGGCCCaagtgcaggcagaatccaagaaggttgctgaagaccttcttcaagctcaggaaacCATTGAAGAGCTTAAGaaacaagttgaagagctgaagcagcagaacgaggggctaaagaaacagatcgaagaacttgagctgagctctgcccagattcttgctgttggattcgaggccgcccaggaacagttcgcctgcctgtaccccGATTTGGATCTTACCATTGTGTCTCTcaacaatgaggtggtggatgggaaggttgttccttctgaagattgA